From a single Paraburkholderia sp. D15 genomic region:
- the arfB gene encoding alternative ribosome rescue aminoacyl-tRNA hydrolase ArfB — MTSRYPIPPNEIELTAVRAQGAGGQNVNKVSSAIHLRFDVHASSLPDVLKMRLLALSDHRLTRDGVVVIKAQQHRTQEMNRAAALARLDELIESVSVTRKTRVATRPTRASNRRRLDSKAKRSEIKSGRGRVDE; from the coding sequence ATGACTTCCCGTTATCCGATCCCGCCGAACGAAATCGAGTTGACCGCAGTGCGCGCGCAAGGGGCGGGCGGCCAGAACGTCAACAAGGTATCGAGCGCGATTCATCTGCGCTTCGACGTGCACGCTTCGTCGCTGCCGGACGTGTTGAAGATGCGTCTGCTCGCGCTGTCCGATCACCGTCTCACGCGCGACGGCGTGGTGGTCATCAAGGCGCAGCAGCATCGTACGCAGGAGATGAACCGGGCGGCCGCGCTGGCGCGGCTCGACGAGTTGATCGAAAGCGTCAGCGTGACGCGCAAGACGCGTGTCGCGACCCGGCCGACGCGCGCGTCGAATCGGCGGCGCCTCGACAGTAAGGCCAAACGCAGCGAGATCAAATCCGGCCGTGGCCGGGTGGATGAGTAA
- the recD gene encoding exodeoxyribonuclease V subunit alpha, translated as MSTFDDNASQPPRIDDIGVTLPAPADFSIALAEGFARRIGTLARRGGATTDAVKWAARGAFAASRATDEGHVCVPLTVLARRFDATSAEVRAALFASGMASDASQSSAALRPLVIDGQGRLYLARYFDYERRLARSLVMHAGVGAASGEPEGDVDANANANAASLNERLLRYFGPPKDDEVDWQRVAAVMALSGHLTIVSGGPGTGKTTTVVGVLACLLDAHADLRIALAAPTGKAAQRMQEALLARAGDLPPELAARLPQTSYTLHRLLGSGPGGRFRHHRDNPLPYDVVVIDEASMIDVAMAAHLLDAIAPRTRLVMLGDKDQLAAVEAGAVFAELSARPSFTAAGLQRIADALGIARTRLDQALPDVSRGDDGYDDAFFALDASDDPASASGAASPLADRVVWLERNYRFGLDSPIGRLSLAIRSGSANAALDVLVTDPDTVCAAALHEDTHTTLAERTVARLAAGFAPYADALATALAEDTPDPLPLFDALNRFRILCATRSGPRGVDQVNTLMAAQVRRAAGVTLAVGAHWFAGRPVMVTRNDYALGLFNGDIGIALPGAGGALRVYFRTGDGSLRAVSPAALPPHDTAFALTVHKSQGSEFEHAVLMLPAVFSRVLSRELVYTAITRARERVEVIGARGVLAQAIATPTQRDSGLAARIAEAWRGEER; from the coding sequence ATGAGCACGTTCGACGACAACGCATCGCAGCCGCCGCGCATCGACGATATCGGCGTGACGCTGCCCGCGCCGGCCGATTTCAGCATTGCGCTCGCGGAGGGTTTCGCGCGCCGTATCGGCACGCTCGCGCGGCGCGGCGGGGCCACGACGGATGCGGTGAAATGGGCCGCTCGCGGCGCCTTCGCCGCGAGCCGCGCGACCGACGAGGGCCACGTGTGCGTGCCGCTGACGGTGCTCGCGCGCCGCTTCGACGCAACGAGTGCGGAAGTGCGCGCGGCCTTGTTCGCGAGCGGCATGGCGAGCGATGCGTCGCAAAGTTCGGCGGCGTTGCGGCCGCTAGTGATCGACGGGCAAGGGCGTTTGTACCTCGCGCGTTATTTCGATTACGAGCGGCGGCTGGCGCGTTCGCTGGTGATGCATGCGGGCGTCGGAGCGGCGAGCGGCGAGCCTGAAGGCGATGTGGATGCCAACGCCAACGCCAACGCCGCCTCGCTCAACGAGCGTCTGCTGCGGTACTTCGGTCCACCGAAAGACGACGAGGTCGACTGGCAGCGCGTCGCGGCCGTGATGGCCTTGTCCGGACACCTGACGATCGTCAGCGGCGGTCCAGGCACGGGCAAAACCACCACCGTGGTCGGCGTGCTCGCGTGTCTGCTGGATGCCCACGCCGATCTGCGCATCGCGCTCGCGGCGCCGACCGGCAAGGCCGCGCAGCGCATGCAGGAAGCGCTGCTCGCGCGCGCCGGCGACCTGCCGCCCGAACTGGCCGCGCGTTTGCCGCAGACCTCGTACACGCTGCATCGTCTGCTCGGGTCGGGGCCGGGCGGGCGCTTCCGGCATCATCGCGACAATCCGCTGCCGTACGACGTGGTGGTGATCGACGAGGCGTCGATGATCGACGTCGCGATGGCCGCGCATCTGCTCGACGCGATCGCGCCGCGCACGCGTCTGGTGATGCTCGGCGACAAGGATCAGCTGGCCGCGGTCGAAGCGGGCGCCGTGTTCGCCGAACTCAGCGCGCGGCCGTCGTTCACGGCGGCCGGCTTGCAGCGGATCGCCGACGCGCTGGGAATCGCGCGGACGCGTCTCGACCAGGCGTTGCCGGATGTGTCGCGCGGGGACGATGGATACGACGACGCGTTCTTCGCGCTGGACGCGTCGGACGACCCGGCGTCCGCATCCGGCGCCGCGAGTCCGCTCGCCGATCGCGTCGTCTGGCTCGAACGCAATTATCGTTTCGGCCTGGATTCGCCGATCGGCCGTCTGTCGCTGGCGATCCGCAGCGGTTCGGCGAACGCCGCGCTCGACGTCCTCGTGACCGATCCCGATACCGTGTGCGCGGCGGCGCTGCACGAAGACACGCACACCACGCTCGCGGAACGCACTGTCGCACGCCTCGCCGCGGGCTTCGCGCCCTACGCCGACGCGCTCGCCACGGCGCTTGCTGAAGACACTCCCGACCCGCTGCCGTTGTTCGACGCGCTGAACCGCTTCCGGATTCTGTGCGCGACGCGCTCCGGGCCACGCGGCGTCGATCAGGTGAACACGCTGATGGCCGCGCAGGTGCGCCGCGCGGCGGGCGTGACGTTGGCCGTGGGCGCGCACTGGTTCGCCGGCCGTCCGGTGATGGTGACGCGCAACGATTACGCGCTGGGGCTGTTCAACGGCGATATCGGCATTGCGTTGCCGGGCGCGGGCGGCGCCTTGCGCGTCTATTTCCGCACCGGCGACGGCAGTCTGCGCGCGGTGTCGCCGGCCGCGCTGCCGCCGCACGACACCGCGTTCGCGTTGACGGTGCACAAGTCGCAAGGCTCGGAGTTCGAGCACGCGGTGTTGATGTTGCCGGCGGTGTTCAGCCGCGTGTTGTCGCGCGAGCTGGTCTATACCGCGATCACGCGGGCGCGCGAGCGGGTTGAGGTGATCGGTGCGCGCGGCGTGCTGGCGCAGGCCATCGCCACGCCCACGCAGCGCGATTCAGGCCTCGCGGCGCGAATCGCGGAGGCGTGGCGAGGGGAAGAGCGATAG
- the recB gene encoding exodeoxyribonuclease V subunit beta, whose translation MSGAAHNYALVAEELDVFGCSLDGVNQIEASAGTGKTWNICALYVRLLLEKNLNADQILVVTFTKAATAELHERIRGRLAELHRAIELDDDGGDPFIRRLFDTTLAPERGIARDAALKVVRRALRTFDQAAIHTIHAFCQRALQEAPFAAAMPFAFEMEADDAALRFELAADFWREQVEPVAHAHPAFAAWLVAKRAGPASFDEQLARRLKKPLAQLRWGAVDASGGHADPQAGFDAACEVWQAERDAIVRLLADAQERLSKTTHKPDHVSAAIAAWSDYFAQGDCHAPPPRAALKLTKSALKKATKVKFEPPEHPFFEHAEALAAAVVAAEAAQRARWLALVETWLDYAPDELVARKRTRRVVSFDDLLSNLYRALAAHPWLADALRTRYPAALIDEFQDTDPLQFAIFSRIFAPAGPLFLVGDPKQAIYSFRAADLHTYLAARKAASACYTLAVNQRSTAPIVAACNRFFEANPQAFVLDGLDYQPVRAGERRRAPFVDADPDTGAGAGDFRVWTLPQGETALTKREAQREASEACAAEIVRLLRGAREGTVTIGDAPLAPGNIAVLVQTHKQGSLIKRVLAAWGVGSVELAQASVFATLDAEQIERVLAAVDTPGDLRRLRAALATDWLGLDAAALWRLEQVTDAPAPADDPAHAADAMGWVERFSRYRTLWHERGFAVMWRTLMRELRVAQRLVAGLDGERRLTNVNHLAELVQARAATQPGIAPTLRWLAAQRTQGGGEDAQLRLESDRNLVQIVTVHKSKGLEYAVVFCPFLNDGALREPPSSGLPDAREYHDDDGAAVLHYGCDDDEAERASRYASREQAAERARLVYVALTRAVYRCYLVAGTYVSSRSTKESRRSVLNWLAGGVAHDFDDWLAEPPDEAALAASWQALAGGPLTLHPLPRVERRVPLESLQDRAERLRARAGRRALRDQWRMASFSGLIAAGSKAEELHAAAEEVRPDHDEIADTLRTAAVVPASLPGPVPGPLPGSLPAPAGAAPAPASPATHAEDDILAFPRGAAAGECLHRMFELADFSEPATWSDAIRGALRERPAPAAPELAARLPAMMHNLLTDIVGTELVPGMTLAKLNPARRLNELEFLFAAPSLDFPALRALLIEHGYPDVALEPGVLRGFVKGFIDMIVEHDGRFWVIDWKSNHLGDSVADYAAAPVAAAMESHAYHLQALLYTVALHRYLKTRVRDYAYDTHIGGYLYLFVRGVRPTWCDAGGPAGVHVRRPAFELVALLDAAMIGAGA comes from the coding sequence ATGAGCGGCGCCGCGCACAACTACGCGCTGGTGGCCGAGGAGCTGGACGTATTCGGCTGCTCGCTCGACGGCGTGAACCAGATCGAGGCGTCGGCGGGCACCGGCAAGACGTGGAATATCTGCGCGCTGTACGTGCGTCTGCTGCTCGAAAAGAACCTGAACGCCGATCAGATTCTCGTCGTCACGTTCACCAAGGCGGCCACCGCCGAACTGCACGAACGCATTCGCGGCCGGCTCGCGGAACTGCATCGCGCGATCGAGCTGGACGACGACGGCGGCGACCCGTTTATCCGCCGGCTGTTCGACACCACGCTGGCGCCGGAGCGCGGGATCGCGCGCGACGCGGCGTTGAAGGTGGTGCGGCGCGCGCTGCGCACGTTCGACCAGGCGGCGATCCACACCATTCACGCGTTCTGCCAGCGCGCGCTGCAGGAAGCGCCGTTCGCCGCCGCGATGCCGTTCGCCTTCGAGATGGAAGCCGACGACGCCGCGCTGCGTTTCGAACTGGCCGCCGATTTCTGGCGCGAGCAGGTCGAACCGGTCGCGCATGCGCACCCCGCGTTTGCCGCGTGGCTGGTGGCCAAACGCGCCGGCCCCGCATCGTTCGACGAGCAACTCGCGCGGCGTCTGAAAAAGCCGTTGGCACAATTACGCTGGGGCGCGGTGGACGCGAGCGGCGGCCACGCCGATCCGCAGGCCGGTTTCGACGCCGCGTGCGAAGTCTGGCAGGCCGAACGCGATGCGATCGTGCGCCTGCTCGCCGACGCGCAGGAGCGCCTGAGCAAGACCACGCACAAGCCCGATCACGTGAGCGCCGCGATTGCCGCATGGAGCGATTATTTCGCGCAGGGCGATTGCCATGCGCCGCCACCGCGTGCTGCGCTGAAGCTCACGAAATCGGCGTTGAAAAAGGCCACCAAGGTCAAGTTCGAACCGCCCGAGCATCCGTTCTTCGAGCACGCGGAAGCGCTCGCGGCGGCCGTGGTCGCCGCCGAGGCCGCGCAACGCGCGCGCTGGCTCGCGCTCGTCGAGACCTGGCTCGACTACGCGCCCGACGAACTGGTGGCGCGCAAACGCACGCGCCGGGTCGTGTCGTTCGACGATCTGCTGTCGAACCTGTACCGCGCGCTGGCCGCGCATCCATGGCTTGCCGATGCGTTGCGCACGCGCTATCCGGCCGCGCTGATCGACGAGTTCCAGGACACCGATCCGCTGCAGTTCGCGATCTTCAGCCGCATCTTCGCGCCGGCCGGTCCGCTGTTTCTGGTCGGCGATCCGAAGCAGGCCATCTACAGTTTTCGCGCGGCGGATCTGCACACCTACCTGGCCGCGCGCAAGGCGGCGTCCGCGTGCTACACGCTGGCGGTCAATCAGCGCTCGACCGCGCCGATCGTCGCGGCGTGCAACCGTTTCTTCGAGGCGAATCCGCAGGCCTTCGTGCTCGACGGTCTCGACTACCAGCCGGTGCGCGCGGGCGAGCGGCGCCGCGCGCCGTTCGTCGATGCCGATCCTGATACGGGCGCGGGCGCGGGAGACTTCCGTGTCTGGACCTTGCCGCAAGGCGAAACCGCGCTGACCAAACGCGAAGCGCAGCGCGAGGCGAGCGAGGCGTGTGCCGCCGAGATCGTGCGTCTGCTGCGCGGCGCGCGCGAGGGCACGGTGACGATCGGCGACGCGCCGCTCGCGCCGGGCAACATCGCGGTGCTTGTGCAAACGCATAAGCAGGGCAGTCTGATCAAGCGCGTGCTGGCGGCGTGGGGCGTCGGCAGTGTCGAGCTGGCGCAGGCTTCGGTATTCGCCACGCTGGACGCCGAGCAGATCGAGCGCGTGCTGGCGGCAGTCGATACGCCCGGCGATCTGCGCCGTCTGCGCGCCGCGCTGGCCACCGACTGGCTGGGTCTCGACGCCGCCGCGCTGTGGCGTCTCGAACAGGTCACGGACGCCCCCGCACCCGCCGACGATCCCGCCCACGCCGCCGATGCGATGGGCTGGGTCGAGCGTTTCTCGCGCTATCGCACGCTGTGGCACGAGCGCGGCTTCGCGGTGATGTGGCGCACGCTGATGCGCGAGCTGCGCGTCGCGCAACGGCTTGTCGCCGGTCTCGACGGCGAGCGCCGGCTGACCAATGTGAACCATCTCGCCGAGCTGGTGCAGGCGCGCGCCGCGACCCAGCCCGGCATCGCGCCGACGCTGCGCTGGCTGGCCGCGCAACGCACGCAGGGCGGCGGCGAGGATGCGCAGTTGCGGCTCGAATCGGATCGCAATCTCGTGCAGATCGTGACCGTGCATAAATCGAAGGGGCTCGAATACGCAGTGGTGTTCTGCCCGTTCCTGAACGACGGCGCGTTGCGCGAACCGCCGTCGTCGGGGTTGCCCGATGCGCGCGAGTATCACGACGACGACGGCGCCGCGGTGCTGCATTACGGCTGCGACGATGACGAGGCCGAACGCGCGTCGCGCTACGCATCGCGCGAGCAGGCCGCCGAGCGCGCGCGGCTCGTGTACGTGGCGCTGACGCGCGCGGTGTATCGCTGCTATCTGGTCGCGGGCACCTATGTGTCGTCGCGGTCCACCAAGGAATCGCGCCGCAGCGTGCTGAACTGGCTCGCGGGCGGCGTCGCTCACGACTTCGACGACTGGCTCGCCGAGCCGCCCGACGAAGCTGCGCTGGCCGCGAGCTGGCAGGCGCTGGCGGGCGGTCCGCTGACCTTGCATCCGTTGCCCCGGGTGGAGCGCCGCGTGCCGTTGGAGAGCCTGCAGGATCGTGCCGAGCGTCTGCGGGCGCGTGCGGGCCGGCGGGCGCTGCGCGATCAGTGGCGCATGGCGAGCTTCAGCGGACTGATCGCGGCCGGCAGCAAGGCCGAGGAGCTGCATGCGGCGGCGGAAGAGGTGCGCCCTGATCACGATGAGATCGCGGACACGTTGAGAACGGCGGCGGTGGTCCCCGCGTCTTTGCCTGGGCCTGTGCCGGGACCTCTACCGGGATCGTTGCCTGCGCCGGCCGGTGCAGCGCCGGCGCCGGCATCGCCGGCAACCCACGCCGAGGACGACATCCTCGCGTTCCCGCGCGGCGCGGCGGCGGGCGAGTGCCTGCATCGCATGTTCGAGCTCGCGGATTTCAGCGAGCCGGCCACATGGTCCGACGCGATCCGCGGCGCGCTGCGCGAGCGGCCGGCGCCGGCCGCGCCCGAACTCGCCGCGCGCCTGCCCGCCATGATGCACAACCTGCTGACCGACATCGTCGGGACAGAGCTCGTGCCCGGCATGACGCTCGCGAAGCTGAACCCGGCGCGCCGGCTGAACGAACTGGAGTTTCTGTTCGCCGCGCCGTCGCTGGATTTTCCGGCGCTGCGCGCGTTGCTGATCGAACACGGCTATCCCGACGTCGCATTGGAGCCGGGCGTGTTGCGAGGCTTCGTCAAAGGATTCATCGACATGATCGTCGAGCACGACGGACGGTTCTGGGTGATCGACTGGAAGTCGAACCACCTCGGCGACAGCGTGGCCGATTACGCCGCCGCGCCGGTAGCGGCCGCGATGGAAAGTCACGCGTATCACCTGCAGGCCTTGTTGTACACGGTCGCGCTGCATCGCTATCTGAAGACGCGGGTGCGCGATTATGCGTACGACACGCATATCGGCGGCTATCTGTATCTGTTCGTGCGCGGCGTGCGTCCCACGTGGTGCGACGCGGGCGGGCCGGCGGGCGTGCACGTGCGGCGGCCCGCGTTCGAACTGGTGGCGCTGCTCGACGCCGCGATGATCGGAGCCGGCGCATGA
- the recC gene encoding exodeoxyribonuclease V subunit gamma: protein MLQLFYSNRYETLVGALLDDLASAPSDPWTAQPVIVPSAAVRRRLELDIAARRGICANVNFGYLAQWLWAQIGGVIKVPKHSPFAPDRLVWRCYRLLGDAGEALPWNASPRLRTYLDAADASMRYELARRVATVLDHYLTYRPEWLRQWQKGGSIFASGAADDTGPRLAGASEAAREDERWQAALWRAVLAELTETLDTSAATTAAALPPAYRFLEDIGTLDLEAISNARWPEAVSVFALPTMPPLHVALLRALSRWIDVRLYVMNPCREFWFDVVSAGRVEALDAAGQLDYQQVGHPLLAEWGRQTQAQLHMLHELTESAASAETGDFTENPEPSWLAAVQNGILDLRAEAEADEWPVERGIEVHVCHSLSRQLEVLHDRLLGWFDEFDDLQPSGVLVAVSDLAAAGPLIDAVFGTTPTGDTRRIPYRITGLPPSQANPVARLLLDWLALPERSVGAPDLIEWLRVDAIAARYEIDAASLEAAQEWLAAAGARRGLAPVPPSGEHVPVARHTFADALTRLYLGYAMPEGGEPVDAWLPVEGAGGSDAELLGRLSRFVDDVEAFAAQCAIERTPVEWTQLLLETLAQSFDGGVEFADSLAAVRDAIDKMGDAMQAGAHDVALPAAVVRGALTEALDDPARGGVPWGSVTFSSLTSLRGLPYRIVCLLGMDDGVLPSLARADEFDLMAAFGKAGDRQRRDDERNLFLDLLLAARDQLFIAYTGRSIRDNAPLPPAALVDELLDHLAQVSAGEGASPQQVESARHAFIVDHPLQAFASDYFAARGELFSYDADRAELATLLAAPQRAAAAPFFDQPLPAEEVQPVAFDEFVRFWRHPARSLLRDRLGIVLSDAQGELLDTEPFDLDYAGRDALADRLLPVLLDVDADDDVMAERVRRLAVASPELPGGATGAVWRARELNALRQLADSVRREVAAGVERLPFVLDIVPRWPDGPDLAGALFGPHDATLREDAQTPLQLHGTLNLLTETGQVIFRYAKPSARDYLSAWLAHLVYCAVRPEGPRRTVWHGSGESFELAPVAAPLDELAPLAALFRAGRRLPLRFFPKSAWSRVSESESAAQGVWINDRVRGESDDAALRIALRGTPLTLDEPFGSLASILFKPLLQHLRSAS from the coding sequence ATGCTCCAGCTTTTCTATTCGAACCGCTATGAAACCCTCGTCGGCGCGCTGCTCGACGACCTGGCCAGCGCACCGTCCGATCCCTGGACCGCGCAACCGGTCATCGTCCCCAGCGCGGCCGTGAGGCGGCGGCTCGAACTCGACATCGCCGCGCGTCGTGGCATCTGCGCGAATGTCAACTTTGGTTATCTCGCGCAGTGGCTGTGGGCGCAGATCGGCGGCGTGATCAAAGTGCCGAAGCACTCGCCGTTCGCGCCCGACCGGCTCGTATGGCGCTGCTACCGCCTGCTCGGCGACGCCGGCGAGGCGCTGCCGTGGAACGCGTCGCCGCGTCTGCGTACGTACCTCGATGCGGCGGATGCGTCGATGCGCTACGAACTGGCGCGGCGCGTCGCCACCGTGCTCGATCACTATCTGACCTATCGTCCCGAATGGCTGCGGCAGTGGCAGAAGGGCGGGTCGATCTTCGCGAGCGGCGCGGCGGACGATACCGGTCCGCGGCTGGCCGGCGCAAGCGAAGCGGCGCGCGAAGACGAGCGCTGGCAAGCCGCGCTGTGGCGCGCGGTGCTCGCCGAACTCACGGAAACGCTGGACACCTCCGCCGCCACGACGGCCGCCGCGTTGCCGCCCGCGTACCGGTTCCTGGAAGACATCGGCACGCTGGATCTCGAAGCCATTTCGAACGCACGCTGGCCCGAGGCCGTGAGCGTGTTCGCGCTGCCGACCATGCCGCCGCTGCACGTCGCGCTGCTGCGCGCGCTGTCGCGCTGGATCGACGTGCGTCTGTACGTGATGAATCCGTGCCGCGAGTTCTGGTTCGACGTGGTGAGCGCCGGCCGCGTCGAAGCGCTCGACGCGGCCGGCCAGCTCGACTATCAGCAGGTCGGTCATCCGTTGCTCGCCGAGTGGGGGCGTCAGACCCAGGCGCAGTTGCACATGCTGCACGAGTTGACCGAAAGCGCCGCGTCGGCGGAGACCGGCGACTTCACGGAGAATCCCGAACCGAGCTGGCTCGCGGCGGTGCAGAACGGCATTCTCGATCTGCGCGCGGAAGCGGAGGCCGACGAGTGGCCGGTCGAGCGCGGCATCGAAGTGCACGTCTGTCATAGCCTGTCGCGGCAACTGGAAGTGCTGCACGACCGTCTGCTCGGCTGGTTCGACGAGTTCGACGATCTGCAGCCGTCGGGCGTGCTGGTGGCGGTGTCCGACCTTGCCGCCGCCGGTCCGTTGATCGACGCGGTGTTCGGCACCACGCCCACCGGCGACACGCGCCGCATTCCGTATCGGATCACTGGCTTGCCGCCGTCGCAGGCCAATCCGGTCGCGCGTCTGCTGCTCGACTGGCTGGCCTTGCCGGAGCGCAGCGTGGGCGCGCCGGATCTGATCGAGTGGCTGCGCGTCGATGCGATCGCCGCGCGTTACGAGATCGACGCCGCGTCGCTCGAAGCCGCGCAGGAATGGCTCGCGGCGGCCGGCGCGCGGCGCGGTCTCGCGCCGGTTCCGCCGAGCGGCGAGCACGTGCCGGTCGCGCGTCACACGTTCGCGGATGCGCTCACGCGTCTCTATCTCGGCTACGCGATGCCCGAAGGCGGCGAACCGGTCGACGCGTGGTTGCCGGTGGAAGGCGCGGGCGGCTCGGACGCGGAACTGCTCGGCCGCCTGTCGCGTTTCGTCGACGACGTCGAGGCGTTCGCCGCGCAGTGCGCGATCGAACGCACACCGGTCGAATGGACGCAACTGCTGCTCGAAACGCTCGCGCAGAGTTTCGACGGCGGCGTCGAGTTCGCCGATTCGCTGGCCGCGGTGCGCGACGCGATCGACAAGATGGGCGACGCGATGCAGGCCGGCGCCCACGACGTGGCGCTGCCCGCTGCCGTGGTGCGCGGCGCGCTGACGGAAGCGCTCGACGACCCCGCGCGCGGCGGCGTGCCGTGGGGCAGCGTGACGTTCTCGTCGCTCACCAGCCTGCGCGGCCTGCCGTACCGGATCGTCTGCCTGCTCGGCATGGACGACGGCGTGCTGCCGAGCCTCGCGCGCGCCGACGAATTCGACCTGATGGCCGCGTTCGGCAAGGCCGGCGACCGGCAGCGCCGCGACGACGAGCGCAATCTGTTTCTCGACCTGCTGCTGGCGGCGCGCGATCAGCTCTTCATCGCGTACACCGGCCGCAGCATTCGCGACAACGCGCCGCTGCCGCCGGCCGCGCTGGTCGACGAATTGCTCGACCATCTCGCGCAGGTGTCGGCGGGCGAGGGCGCGAGTCCGCAGCAGGTGGAAAGTGCGCGGCATGCGTTTATCGTCGATCATCCTTTGCAGGCGTTCGCGTCGGACTACTTTGCCGCGCGCGGCGAACTGTTCAGCTACGACGCCGATCGCGCCGAACTGGCCACGCTGCTCGCCGCGCCGCAGCGGGCGGCCGCCGCGCCGTTCTTCGACCAGCCGTTGCCGGCCGAGGAAGTGCAGCCCGTTGCCTTCGACGAATTCGTGCGCTTCTGGCGGCATCCGGCGCGTTCGCTGCTGCGCGACCGCCTGGGCATCGTGCTGTCGGACGCGCAAGGCGAACTGCTCGACACCGAACCGTTCGACCTGGACTACGCCGGCCGCGATGCGCTGGCGGACCGTCTGCTGCCGGTCCTGCTCGACGTCGATGCCGACGACGACGTGATGGCCGAGCGCGTGCGCCGGCTCGCCGTGGCGAGCCCGGAGTTGCCGGGCGGCGCGACCGGCGCGGTCTGGCGTGCGCGCGAACTCAACGCGCTGCGCCAGCTTGCGGACAGCGTGCGGCGCGAAGTGGCGGCGGGCGTCGAACGTTTGCCGTTCGTGCTCGACATCGTGCCGCGCTGGCCCGATGGCCCCGACCTCGCCGGTGCGCTGTTCGGTCCGCACGACGCGACGCTGCGCGAGGATGCGCAAACGCCGCTGCAACTGCACGGCACCTTGAACCTGCTGACCGAAACGGGCCAGGTGATTTTCCGGTACGCCAAGCCCAGTGCACGCGACTATCTGTCCGCGTGGCTTGCGCATCTCGTCTATTGCGCGGTGCGCCCCGAAGGGCCGCGCCGCACCGTCTGGCACGGCAGCGGCGAGAGCTTCGAACTCGCGCCGGTCGCCGCGCCGCTCGACGAACTCGCGCCGCTGGCCGCGCTGTTCAGGGCAGGGCGCCGCCTGCCGCTGCGCTTCTTTCCGAAGAGCGCGTGGAGCCGGGTGAGCGAGAGCGAGTCGGCCGCGCAAGGCGTGTGGATCAACGACCGCGTGCGCGGCGAGTCCGACGACGCCGCATTGCGCATCGCGCTGCGCGGCACGCCACTCACGCTCGATGAACCGTTCGGCAGTCTCGCGTCGATCCTGTTCAAACCGTTGCTTCAGCATCTGCGGAGCGCGTCATGA
- a CDS encoding VC0807 family protein has product MKLRAGFVLELVVNFLLPWLVYRYSHPQLGETGALIASAVPPILWSLVELVRFRRVDALSVMVVAGIVLSIAAMAVGGSPRMLLLRESLVSGAIGVAFLLSLPMRRPLIFYLARASVAREMEGGAARFEQLFADRPGLSGALRMMTLVWGVGLTGETALRAWMALTWPIERFLVVSPFIGYGIYGALTAWTVWYRKTLRQRGEASGPAQRVAAE; this is encoded by the coding sequence ATGAAACTCCGTGCTGGTTTTGTGCTGGAACTGGTCGTCAACTTTCTGCTGCCGTGGCTCGTGTACCGGTACTCGCATCCGCAACTGGGCGAGACCGGCGCGCTGATCGCCTCGGCGGTGCCGCCGATACTCTGGAGCCTCGTCGAGCTCGTGCGCTTCCGGCGCGTCGACGCGCTCAGCGTGATGGTCGTGGCCGGCATCGTGCTGTCGATCGCGGCCATGGCCGTGGGCGGCAGTCCGCGCATGCTGCTGTTGCGCGAGTCGCTGGTCTCTGGCGCGATCGGCGTGGCGTTCCTGCTATCGCTGCCGATGCGCCGTCCGCTGATCTTCTATCTCGCGCGAGCCAGCGTCGCGCGGGAAATGGAAGGCGGCGCCGCGCGCTTCGAGCAACTGTTCGCGGACCGTCCGGGTCTGTCCGGCGCGTTGCGGATGATGACGCTGGTGTGGGGCGTCGGCCTCACCGGCGAAACCGCGCTGCGCGCCTGGATGGCGCTGACCTGGCCGATCGAACGATTTCTGGTGGTGTCGCCGTTCATCGGTTACGGCATTTACGGCGCGCTGACCGCGTGGACGGTCTGGTATCGCAAAACGCTGCGTCAGCGTGGCGAGGCAAGCGGGCCGGCGCAGCGTGTCGCGGCGGAGTGA